One Candidatus Neomarinimicrobiota bacterium genomic window carries:
- the topA gene encoding type I DNA topoisomerase, with translation MAETKHLLVIVESPSKARTLQKVLGDKYRIAASVGHIRDLPEHEMGVDIDHDFEVTYQISPEKKKVISRLKKAVKEAAVVYLATDPDREGEAISWHLIEILGITVPTHRLVFHEVTREAIHRAFEAPRDIDMHLVKAQETRRILDRLVGYEISPILWRKIAPRLSAGRVQSAAIRLVVERERARVRFKSCDWWDIVADFVTGKDDHFTATLVSLNGRRVVTSKDFDRTTGELKAGPDTLLLDEPQAEHRAQALQGRSWQVAALEEKPYQSHPWPPFTTSTLQQEAYRKLHFSAKRTMQLAQGLYEGGYITYMRTDSTSLSREALGAARRLIKEKFGSEYLPATARIFRTKVKNAQEAHEAIRPAGAHFRDPGELANLGRDMRRLYDLIYRRTLACQMTPARLCQTTAKITDGAAVFQATGKIVEFPGYLAVYQEVRGEDGDETSLPSLAEGDIVTCTSLEPTRHETKPPARYTEATLIKELESLGIGRPSTYATIMDTIQRREYVVKQKGTLVPTFVAVGVVRLMERYFSDLVDYQFTARMEDVLDEISRGERESLPYLQQFYFGQNGGPGLKELLHNPIDTRGICTIRIGEAEDQVPVYVRIGRYGPYLEHGDERTNLDLDTPPAELSLDRALELIRMGSEYPKELGIDPETQLPVLMKKGRFGFYLQLGDDAHKGKQKSLLPGMQPEDVNLDVAVAILGLPRELGRHPETGEPVLADLGRYGPYVKCGQASRRVPKSVDLLSLELERALDILKKGERTSSAVLRTLGVHPDTGTEIQIKEGRYGLYITDGKTNVSLKKADDPDSIELTEAVERLAARVVEGPKRRRRYTRRRKKST, from the coding sequence ATGGCTGAGACAAAACACTTGTTGGTCATTGTAGAATCGCCCTCCAAGGCGCGGACGCTCCAGAAAGTCTTGGGGGATAAATACCGCATTGCCGCCTCCGTGGGCCATATCCGCGATCTACCCGAGCATGAGATGGGCGTGGACATCGACCACGACTTCGAGGTCACTTATCAGATATCGCCAGAGAAAAAAAAAGTTATCTCGCGACTTAAGAAGGCAGTTAAAGAGGCGGCAGTGGTCTATCTGGCCACTGATCCGGATCGTGAAGGTGAGGCAATCAGCTGGCATCTTATAGAGATCCTTGGGATTACCGTCCCTACGCACCGTTTGGTCTTCCACGAGGTCACCCGGGAGGCCATTCACCGGGCCTTCGAGGCGCCCAGGGATATCGACATGCACCTAGTAAAGGCCCAGGAGACCCGCCGCATTCTGGACCGCTTGGTGGGCTATGAGATCTCCCCCATTCTGTGGCGGAAAATCGCCCCCCGCCTTTCCGCTGGCAGGGTACAGAGCGCGGCAATTCGCCTGGTTGTTGAGCGGGAGCGCGCCCGGGTGCGCTTCAAATCCTGTGACTGGTGGGATATCGTCGCTGACTTTGTCACCGGCAAAGATGACCATTTTACCGCTACCCTGGTTTCCCTTAATGGCAGGCGCGTGGTGACAAGCAAGGATTTCGACCGCACCACGGGTGAGCTGAAAGCTGGGCCGGATACCCTTCTGCTGGATGAGCCTCAGGCAGAGCATCGGGCCCAGGCACTCCAAGGCCGGTCCTGGCAGGTTGCCGCCCTGGAAGAGAAACCGTACCAATCACATCCATGGCCCCCATTCACGACTAGCACTCTCCAGCAGGAGGCTTACCGGAAGCTGCACTTTTCCGCAAAACGTACCATGCAGCTGGCCCAGGGATTGTATGAGGGTGGATACATTACCTACATGCGCACCGACTCCACCAGTCTTTCGCGGGAGGCCCTGGGTGCTGCCAGGCGATTGATCAAGGAAAAGTTTGGATCTGAATATTTGCCTGCCACGGCTAGAATCTTCAGGACCAAGGTCAAGAATGCCCAGGAGGCTCACGAGGCCATCCGCCCGGCGGGGGCACACTTCAGGGATCCAGGCGAGCTGGCGAATCTGGGGCGGGATATGCGGCGCCTGTATGATCTCATCTACCGGCGCACCCTGGCCTGCCAGATGACTCCGGCCCGCCTGTGCCAGACTACCGCGAAGATCACTGATGGCGCCGCTGTTTTCCAGGCCACCGGGAAAATTGTCGAGTTTCCCGGCTATCTGGCTGTCTACCAGGAGGTCCGCGGTGAAGATGGTGATGAAACGAGCCTTCCATCTCTGGCCGAAGGCGATATAGTCACATGTACCAGTCTGGAACCCACGAGGCATGAAACCAAGCCCCCAGCCCGGTATACGGAGGCTACTCTCATAAAGGAACTGGAATCCCTGGGCATTGGCCGGCCCAGCACGTACGCCACCATCATGGATACCATCCAGCGCCGGGAATACGTGGTAAAGCAGAAGGGCACTCTAGTGCCCACTTTTGTGGCAGTAGGCGTAGTACGACTCATGGAGCGGTATTTCTCCGACTTAGTGGACTACCAGTTCACCGCTCGGATGGAAGATGTGCTGGACGAGATCAGCCGTGGCGAGCGCGAGTCTCTCCCTTATCTCCAGCAATTCTATTTCGGCCAGAACGGCGGGCCGGGTCTGAAGGAGCTGCTCCATAATCCCATTGACACTCGCGGGATCTGCACTATCCGCATCGGTGAAGCTGAAGACCAAGTGCCCGTCTATGTGCGCATTGGCCGCTACGGGCCATATCTGGAGCACGGTGATGAGCGCACCAACCTCGATCTGGATACACCCCCGGCAGAGCTTTCTCTGGACCGGGCATTGGAACTTATACGCATGGGGAGTGAGTATCCCAAGGAGCTGGGCATCGATCCGGAGACGCAGCTCCCTGTGTTGATGAAGAAGGGACGCTTCGGTTTCTATCTGCAGCTGGGGGATGACGCCCATAAAGGAAAGCAGAAGTCGCTGCTGCCCGGTATGCAGCCTGAGGATGTGAATCTGGACGTAGCCGTGGCTATTCTGGGTCTTCCCAGGGAGCTGGGGCGGCACCCGGAGACGGGTGAACCGGTGCTGGCAGACCTGGGGCGCTATGGTCCTTATGTAAAATGCGGTCAGGCCAGTCGGCGAGTGCCCAAAAGTGTAGACCTGCTCTCGCTTGAGCTGGAGCGCGCCCTAGATATCCTGAAGAAAGGGGAGCGCACATCCTCCGCCGTCTTGCGCACGCTGGGTGTTCATCCAGATACGGGCACTGAGATCCAGATCAAAGA
- a CDS encoding zinc-binding dehydrogenase: protein MSPIVTKQVQIPRHGRPEVLRVVEVPRPEPKAGEVLICNHFAGINFADVMARLGLYPGAPKPPAVPGYEVAGEIVDVGPGVTDVMPGDKVFALTRFGGYSGHVAVPRIQVRLVPEGISLETAAALPVTYLTAYLMLFNLGNLKPGQTILIHNAGGGVGTAAVQLAGITGARIFGTASRAKHERLRQLGVGLCIDYRKEDFVARVMDMTAGRGVDLVLDAQGPAHFRRSLKALAPLGTLVMYGVQHNIGRTRLLSSPFKLLSEVLTVKFAPITMMNANQGIYGFHLGRLWHNLEPLEAALEQLVAWLKEGQINPLVDQIFAYHQAAQAHAYIQDRRNFGKVLLDFRELL, encoded by the coding sequence ATGTCTCCTATAGTAACAAAGCAAGTTCAGATACCTCGTCATGGTCGCCCTGAGGTTCTCCGCGTTGTGGAGGTGCCCCGACCTGAGCCGAAAGCAGGTGAAGTTCTCATCTGTAATCACTTCGCTGGCATCAATTTCGCTGATGTTATGGCCCGCTTGGGACTATATCCCGGGGCCCCCAAGCCGCCGGCAGTGCCGGGATATGAGGTGGCTGGTGAGATAGTGGACGTAGGCCCGGGCGTTACTGATGTAATGCCTGGAGACAAGGTATTTGCCCTCACCAGATTTGGCGGCTACAGCGGTCATGTAGCTGTCCCTCGGATACAGGTGCGACTCGTGCCGGAGGGGATCTCGCTGGAAACAGCAGCAGCCCTACCGGTCACTTACCTCACTGCTTACCTGATGCTGTTTAATCTTGGAAACCTTAAACCAGGACAGACGATTTTGATCCACAATGCTGGCGGGGGTGTAGGAACGGCGGCGGTTCAGCTGGCAGGTATTACCGGGGCCCGTATCTTCGGTACAGCATCCCGGGCTAAGCATGAGCGTCTGCGCCAGTTAGGGGTTGGTCTTTGCATTGACTATCGCAAAGAAGACTTTGTGGCTCGTGTGATGGATATGACCGCTGGCCGTGGCGTTGATCTGGTTCTGGACGCTCAGGGTCCGGCCCATTTTAGACGCAGCCTGAAAGCCCTGGCACCCTTGGGAACGTTGGTTATGTACGGGGTGCAGCATAATATCGGCCGTACCCGGCTGCTATCATCGCCTTTCAAGCTCTTAAGCGAGGTATTAACCGTAAAGTTCGCTCCAATAACCATGATGAACGCTAATCAGGGTATCTACGGATTCCATCTGGGCCGCCTGTGGCACAACTTAGAGCCGTTAGAGGCGGCTCTAGAGCAGCTGGTTGCCTGGCTGAAGGAGGGTCAGATCAATCCTCTTGTGGACCAGATATTTGCTTATCACCAGGCTGCCCAGGCCCATGCTTACATCCAGGATCGCCGGAACTTCGGGAAGGTGTTGTTGGACTTCCGGGAATTGTTGTAG
- a CDS encoding ArsR/SmtB family transcription factor — MDPVKNIIYEQFSRITKALANPVRLELLDLLCQAPRTVEVLAHLIGYSVATTSHHLRTLLAARLLITEKRGLYVTYRLASKDICVFWMALQQLAQNHLAELHLGAEEFVGDSGTLEQVDRTTLLAQLRRGEVTLIDIRPREEYEAGHLPGAVSAPFERLEEMLSSLPMDRKIVVYGRGPFCMLSVEAVKILRRLNRKAMRMPEGIPQWRAAGLPIEQNLAGC; from the coding sequence ATGGATCCCGTGAAAAATATTATCTATGAGCAATTCAGTCGCATAACCAAAGCCCTCGCCAATCCCGTCCGTCTGGAACTCCTGGACCTTTTATGCCAGGCACCACGAACGGTGGAAGTTTTGGCACACCTGATAGGCTATTCCGTCGCTACTACATCACACCATCTGAGGACCCTTCTTGCGGCACGACTCCTAATAACCGAAAAACGCGGCCTTTACGTGACATACCGGCTGGCCAGCAAGGACATATGTGTTTTCTGGATGGCCCTGCAGCAACTGGCGCAAAACCACCTGGCAGAGCTGCACCTGGGCGCCGAGGAGTTCGTAGGAGATTCGGGGACCTTAGAACAAGTCGATCGTACCACCTTGCTAGCACAGCTTCGCCGAGGGGAGGTGACACTCATTGATATCCGACCCCGGGAAGAATACGAGGCCGGGCATCTTCCGGGAGCAGTCTCCGCGCCGTTTGAGAGGCTGGAAGAGATGCTCTCATCGCTACCTATGGATCGGAAGATTGTCGTCTATGGACGCGGTCCCTTCTGTATGCTTTCCGTCGAGGCGGTGAAGATTTTACGCCGGCTTAACCGGAAGGCCATGCGTATGCCTGAAGGTATCCCCCAATGGCGGGCAGCTGGACTGCCGATTGAACAGAATCTGGCTGGATGCTAG